The following nucleotide sequence is from Puntigrus tetrazona isolate hp1 chromosome 12, ASM1883169v1, whole genome shotgun sequence.
TCGCTGACTGAGGACACAAGTGGTGGAAAACCGAGTAAGCCTGAATGGAGCAGGGATCTTTGTCCTGCACAAGGGCTTCCTGCACAAGGTGGCCGTGATATCAAATGTCCAGAGCAAGGAACAACACCGCAAGTATTTCTCAAACAGGTGGTGTTCATCATGTGGCCAGAGCAGGTAGATCTGTGGCAGGCAGTTAAATGATGGCTTTCACAGTTGCTCTGAGCATGGTCTTCTGTATTTGCTCCTTGTGGTGTAAAGTTGTTGCTCAGACCAGAAGAACTCATTCTACAAGGCACTCTGCAACAGCTACACCCTGTCAGGTTCTCTGCAGGTCCGCAACATGGACAACATCCTTCTCTACACATCAGACTCTTAATTCTTAAATCCCTATTTGTGGATGGTGAGTGTGGCACACACTTCACTCCACTATGGACCTGATTTTGCCCCAGTAGTGGATCTTGCGTTGGAGTTCTAGGAGAGTCATCCATGACACTCCAGGATCTTACAGGTGCTCCATGCCAGATTACAGTTTCAGGGGTGCTGTTGCCGCTGCATATGCTCCCCTGTTCATGGTCACAAATGTTCACAGGGACTCCTGTTGCTGGTCCACCCAGACTGATAGGCCTTTGAGTACATGCTGCACTGCTGACGCTCTTACGCAAATTCTGACGATACCATGCCAGCTCCGTTCGTTGAGGAGGTCCGCTCATCATTTCTGTCGAACTTTTGGATAAAGAAATGATTGGCAGCTCGTGGTTCTCCACTGTCTCAGCATCAGCAGATCCAAGACTGATGCTTGGGAGGTAGATCTCAGATGTAGGTCTTTGTCCTTCCTCCATTGTATATAGTCTACTGGTAAAGAAAGACATACAATAATAAACTAAGTACATAACTCATGTTTAAACATGAGTATtcacacaatatattttaaacagttttatgtttatacatttcttatgaTGAAAGAagcactttttatttagttgtctaACAGGACTTTGAATTACTTTTAAACCTTTACTTTTACAATAGATAAAGCTAAGATTTCTTTTGTCCTTACAACACATAGATAAAGTAAATAGGACAGGGGGATGCCTAGGTATCTCTTCCTTGAGTAATTGCCCAGATTAGAGACGGATAAACCCAATTTCAGTCTTAAGATCATTAGCTACAACATGGGAAGGCCAGCTCCTCTAAAAAGGACATTAATCCATATGGTGCTCCAGCACAGGTGGCTGATTCCACTCCACATGGTCTCATCATGACAGTagctttactgtaaatttatgaACTGTGCCATACTTTAAGGCCATTGttactgtaagtgtgtgtgactttttttaGGAACTCTTGAGAgcaatgagtgtgtgtgtgtgtgtgtctggcctGTTCATGTTTATATCACACTTCAGCCACTCCAGCAGATTTTTTGGGAGACACTTTTGGATCTGTCACTCCCAACTGTCAACACACACGTAATGCTGATtccaaacacactcacactctaTTCTGTATAGTTATTCAAGGCGCAATCCAATACTATATGTAACTTTAGAATGTATTGGTTACGTGCCATTCAGGTGCCATTTTAAAGCAACTTGCAATGAACTAGGTTAAGTaatattttctgtgaaacaACCAGAGGTTAAGTGCCTCAAAGAGACTGGCATTTCAGAGCTGTCAGGAGTAAACTCAGAAATAAACTTGCAACCTTTGTGTTGTCTGCTCGGATTCTTAATCGTTAGGCCATCACCATCTGTTTATGTCCCTGTGACTACTTGCTGAATCATACCATATAAATCTAATTTCCAAGGATGCCCACACAGAATCTGCATATGCAGAACTCTGAAGAAAGCTCAGCAGATTTCTGCAGAATTGGAACTTGCAACATTCACAAAGTTCGACAAACATTTTCTTCTACCTAAATATGTAACAGATACAATGTTCTCATAAAAAGTGTTTGGTTCTATGGCAGCGCATAAACGGGAGAAAATCTACAAAAACTATATTATCATATTACTGCTCAGCAACAGGTTTTCAACATAATTTTTACAGTTACCAATACTATTTAACAGtgtgaaatatataatttggtgagtgatacaaaataataatgacactAATAAAACAGAACATATCTCAAGAATAGCCTGTACAAATGACTACAACTCTAAGAGAACGACAGACGTTATCTCTTGACAGTTATCGTGGGAAAACATGATACTTATCTTCCCACtgtatctaaaaataatatgcaaggTGTTCACTGTTAACCCTCCTCATCCACCTCAACCCACAGTCTAACCTCCATCCTTGCAGACAACCATGCACCTGTACTGACACTAGACtgtgacacacatacacataaataaaaacactccaGTGAACCTCTCATCCCCTACAAGaaaatcaaagaataaaaatctcACCTTTTGCTTTTATTAGCAAACATACACGATCCAGTCAAGACCTTGTGTCACCCATTGTCTTTCCTTCCTTGTCAGCTTCACTTCCCTTTTTAAAGCCTTGTTTTACCATTTTCTTTCACGCTGAGCAGCACTTGCTTTATGAAGACACAGCCACGGTTTCCCTCATGGCCACAGGTAAGTCAACAACCTCCCTCcctccacacactcacacacacacacacatgcacacgtaCATACCTCCCACTTCCTCCTCTCGTCTCCTTCCTCTCTGCCCAGACGGATCCCGCCTCCTTCTCTTCTTTCCTCTTCTCCACTCCTGCTCTCTCTATCCTCTCTGAGTGAACAGGACAGAGTGGGTGTATTGCTGGATTATCAGTCGTTGTCATCTGATTACACACCACACACTCCCTCTCTGAGAGGAAATCCACCGTGGATGGGGGAGGAggtgcaaaaacacacagacacaaatggTGGTAGGCAAGGAGAGCTGTATATGCCCAGTGGAGGTGGGCACAAttatgtgaaagtgtgtgtacGGGGTGAGAAGTGGAGTTTAGAGGAAAAACAGGTAGGCACTATTGAGATGTCACTAAAGGAAATCAGACATCCTTCCAaatcaatacaataaatactCTTTCTTACACATACATGTTCATTCTCACACACTCGTAGCTCCTGCTTCTTACTCATCcagtctctctcttcctgttgctatagaaacagccATGCTCAATAGGAGCCCAATGAATTTTcatcatgtctttttttttttttttaagttgtcatGGGAACAATGAAAACAGTCTCTTTGAAAGAAGGACTTGTGGTGCCGGGAAACCATTATGATATATGTCTGTGACTCATCTTTCTGATCCAACTGTCCATATACTTGGCGTTGCAAACTCACAGGTCACCTCTTCCATTAAATCTCTGGTTCAGGGGTTACACAGAGGCAGAATCCTGACATAGATTGTATGAACATGCTAAagttacattgtttttaatcGCCCTTAAACAAACCAGAACATTTTTTCCCCTGTTTGCGGAGACATTTTGGACCTGTTGATGTAAAAACATTATACCACATAATACCACAGATGCTGTCTATGTATTTGTTgatatattaaatcatttgcGTCACGTGTATTTCCACTGGTATTATAAACTCTTATGCATAGCCTTACTTTAATGTTATATTAGACAAGACTCCTTGAAGTCAACTTGAAGTGATATTTCAGCCAAAATTTTAAATTCTGCTGTCgattcaaacctgtatgagtttttttttctgctgaacacagaagaaaatattttgaagaatactGTGGTTCCCATTAACGTTAagcatatgtaaaaaaatatatgtttgtgcgtgtgtgtatgtgtgtgtgctccacAGAGAAATCAAGAGTCGCAGaggtctggaatgacatgaaagtAATTCAATTCGCCCTTTGCCAGGATGTTGGTTGACAGgcaatctgaccaatcataatgcTGAATCTGCCATTTTGTTTGACAACCAAACCAGGGCTGCATTTCACGAAAGCATCATAAGCTTAACCACATCATAGTCCTATTGAAACCAACTTAGGCTTACAATGCATTTGGAAAACGCAGCCCAGAAAGAAGAGTAGAATCAAATTGTACTTTAACTAGAAACTAGTGTGTATTGACACCTTTCCACGGTTGAGATACCTTCTGATGTTTATTCATGGTTATTTTGTTCTATAACTAGTAAAGAGGAAAAGATGATCAGTTCACATGCCATTAGAAAGGAGATCTGTCACAACACATCAAAAAGAGCCACAAAGTGGATTTGTTGTTTGAATGGCCAAATTTAAAAGCTGAGagattgtttttaaaccaaaagtAACCTCCTCTGCTCTTTCATTGTCCTCCACATGGTACATTGTTCTTTGCTCCCCAATAAGTTCTTCACTATGTGAGAGCATGTTGTGTGGCTTGTCAGACGTAGTAACAGCACAGGAGAGGGTCTTTGCGAAGGAACAATTATAGTCTTAGCCTCAAACGTCACTCCCACAATTGGTTGGCTAAATTTCTGATTTAATGGCAcacaaaagtagaaacacatcAGGAGTTTTAAAGTCATTGTCGGATTGGTTgaattatacaggatttccaGCAgacgtgtgtgttgtgtttttttacactcTGCCTGGAAACAAAGATCCCATGATGCCAAACCCTTTCACAAAAAAGAAAGCTGTCATGTTTACAACTGTGACGATGAGCACAGTATCACCTAAACACTgagtttttaaaagtataagttttttttttttttttttttttgctgcattttcagttttctgaAAATTAAGACACAATTCTTTGTTGgcactgcattattattatttttttgaaataattagatagagtttcccagcatgctttgcataAATCTAGATATTAACATGCACTTTTGCTAGATAGCTCTTGCCAGCCAAAATTATTTGCTttgacaaataatattttattggaaTTTACTCAATTTAATTAAGATTCTGATATTACCTATCAGCATCTGAGATAGGTTTAGAGcaacttgtgtttttattgcaatcAAACGTCTAGAAACTCCATGCAAGTTAACCACACTTAGAGGTATTGTGGGAACAGCAGACTGATTGCCTGATTGCAGCCTTGATAAACTTCCCCTGTTCTCCAAGAGTTATTCATTAACCCTTAGTGAATGCAAACTAGGCTGTTGAAGACACCATAACATTCAATCTCTAGTTATTAAACCACATTCTGTGAGCCCCGTGGTGGCTGTTTCACTGAGATCAAATTATATTACAGAAGTCACATCCATTGTTCAATTAAACTTTTTAGAATAGCTTTCAGCATTTGGAATTTGTAATAATAGCCTGTAAATAGTCACGGTTTGTATGCTCACTGGACTGCATCAAGGTTTTGCGTTTGTTTGGAAATAAATACTGCGACTGGCAGAGCTCATATCGCTCACCTGCTTGAGCTAGTGTATCGGTGTTGATTAACTATCCTGGGAAAACCTCAGGGGGACTGTAGTACCCCGCTGTAGGGTGACCAGGCTGTCAGAAGACACAGCTTACTCTCAATGGGACATCAGGAAGAGCGCCCATGAGACGGCCTCTGGGCAAAATGAGAAACCAGTGATTGGTGATTCACACGGACTCtactggagagaaagagagactttATTCAGTTAGGAGTTAGACAGACCGTGGCCATCCATGGCTGGTGAGTAGATGACTATTAGAAACTGTTATATGCACTATACTTGAGACCTATTTTACACAGATATATTACTATGCGATAGTGGATCTTTAAGACAAATAGAGACGCTGTTTGTTTTACCAGGCTGcaaatatttgatcatattaTAAGACTAAATGTAGGTTTCTCCAGACAAGTTATTACTACTGTGTATGTTAGTTGTGCCAAAGCTTTCTTTACCAGACATGAGAGTCTAGTGCTGCCATAGcgacatatttttctttgcttgCTAATGTGATAGGCTATTAGACACCGCTGAGCAGTTGGTTGACCCCTGTACACTAATAATTTTCATGTGCAATTGAACAATTATTGACCAGCGAGGCAAAGTGCCcttaaaatgcacaattatgagattatgctgcttaaatgtatatatacaagcTCTCCCTTTTAGCTTGTGGATACCAGTAGTTACCATCTGAGGAACAAATGTGAATGtcaaaagcatatttaaagggacagctcacGCCAACATAAATATTCTCTTATGGTTTGAGCACAAAAGTAGACATTTTCACGAATGGATCTATCTTAACATAAAAGTCAATGGGGCCAAAAACAACCCCAGAACCCAATGACCACTGTATGGACAACagtcaaaataacattttttatagtaGTCATACAGATTTAGAGTGATATGAGTGATATGAGTAAATGGTAacagattttcatatttaaaaacagatctgaaAAGTAGTAAGTAACattatagaatatttttttaataatataatatataatgttaaaatgaaaatgttcataaaatcaagaaacaacacacacacacacacacacacacatccttatacttcatacatttatatgtataataatataacgtTAAACttgtttgcttacaattacatttttgaatccTTGTCTAAGCACAACAAGCCTTAAAGAGTATTTAGTACATTATATTACaatcaataatatttattttttatgtaaacttttAATTTCTAAGCTATGATCTGTATTAAATGACTACAATACCTGTTAGGAAGTTCTGGTTCTGCCGTACTGTATTCCTCCAGGTAGCTGCAGTAAATCCCCTACAATTAAGAAGAAAACAGGTTGTTGCTCTAGAAATACTGTGTTTCTTGATCAGCAAAAACACAATGTGCTCCACCTCTTCCATGCAGGTCTCCACTAAAGTGTGTTGACACAAGACACTTGACACGTCTATTTAAAAGgcatgagagaaagagactgtCCAATGGTGTCACACACAGCAGGTTTAGTTAATGCAAAGCCATGTTCTCTGTTGTATGAAACACTGAGTGAGAGGGGAGGGTGACCGGCCACTGagtttgttttgtgtctctGCCATTAGATCCACTTGTAGCACTGGCTTGTGGACTGTCTGCAGCATTTCTGTTCCTGTTGCTGTTTGGCCTATCAGTGTATCTACTGTGGAGGAAGAGACGAACTCAAATGCTCTACAGGGGACTGATACCTACCACCCCCACAATCCCACGATGCACCACTCCAGTGCTTCAGACACAGAGCAGCAGCTATGGGTAAATAACAGTTGTTGCTTGTCTAGAAATGGCAAGGATACAAGCTGTATATGGTATCATTGCAATGTAAGGTGAactaaattgaataaatacattctaTCCAAGctctttggctttttttttttgcagtaaaagGAGCCTGGGACTAGCTGTGACATTGACTAATAACATTTTGTGAGCATGAAGCATTTCATGTTATAAGAGAGATTGGCACTAGATGTCATATTTACTTTactaaaatgtgatattttatataatttatttgtattcccTAATTAAACatctgttaataataattattattgtaactatattaaaagctattatattaacatgtatttattagtttgtttgttagttatccctaatttaaatgtatttacttatttgcttgtttatatgtatttgttttaatatacttttatatctGCAGATATACATTACATGcagatataaaagtaaaaaaaaaaaatgaataagtaaaGTTCTGTATTATAGACTTATTTACGTAttgtggttgttgtttttttcccataataaaattatatgcaggtataaaatataatctaaatacttattatatacaggcataaacatttaattgtagaaatgtgtaaataagtcataaaaaattaaataaatataataatatatatatatatatatatatatatatatatatatatatatatatatatatatatatatatatatatatatatatatatatataataatgtaaattatgtgaCATCTGCAAATAAGCCagagtaaataaattatatacaaatataaaataaatataacagatATAAAAGTTCACATTTagtaacataaaatgtgtgaGACCACAATAAatcatagaaaataaatataataggtaggtatgcatattttaattaattaaagtgtGACATTTGGAACTGATTTCTcataacattttctattaaatgtaGATTGAAGTGCATCTACCTATTCTTATCTTTGAATTTTTACAGCTCAGGTGGTGTTCCTTTCTTTGTGCCTCCTCGATTCAAGAAAGC
It contains:
- the LOC122355463 gene encoding uncharacterized protein LOC122355463 isoform X2 — protein: MTTTDNPAIHPLCPVHSERIERAGVEKRKEEKEAGSVWAERKETRGGSGRLYTMEEGQRPTSEIYLPSISLGSADAETVENHELPIISLSKSSTEMMSGPPQRTELAWYRQNLRKSVSSAACTQRPISLGGPATGVPVNICDHEQGSICSGNSTPETVIWHGAPVRSWSVMDDSPRTPTQDPLLGQNQVHSGVKCVPHSPSTNRDLRIKSLMCREGCCPCCGPAENLTGCSCCRVPCRMSSSGLSNNFTPQGANTEDHAQSNCESHHLTACHRSTCSGHMMNTTCLRNTCGVVPCSGHLISRPPCAGSPCAGQRSLLHSGLLGFPPLVSSVSETRLDSRSTGHCCGSEFRGQNSSCLRLDRNGQTGFNRTVKDATTMTSDHELRDVGVQTVSDSLASPLSHVFPEISLRANPILNTPSERMCHRTPVKEVEWDAEGMTWEVYGAAVDPEELGLAIQRHLELQIKETAAAAAAAAQTQDSTDNVSSLALQPRQRKKSEGIIRTLRSSACCSNPSTVGD
- the LOC122355463 gene encoding uncharacterized protein LOC122355463 isoform X4, which encodes MFANKSKRLYTMEEGQRPTSEIYLPSISLGSADAETVENHELPIISLSKSSTEMMSGPPQRTELAWYRQNLRKSVSSAACTQRPISLGGPATGVPVNICDHEQGSICSGNSTPETVIWHGAPVRSWSVMDDSPRTPTQDPLLGQNQVHSGVKCVPHSPSTNRDLRIKSLMCREGCCPCCGPAENLTGCSCCRVPCRMSSSGLSNNFTPQGANTEDHAQSNCESHHLTACHRSTCSGHMMNTTCLRNTCGVVPCSGHLISRPPCAGSPCAGQRSLLHSGLLGFPPLVSSVSETRLDSRSTGHCCGSEFRGQNSSCLRLDRNGQTGFNRTVKDATTMTSDHELRDVGVQTVSDSLASPLSHVFPEISLRANPILNTPSERMCHRTPVKEVEWDAEGMTWEVYGAAVDPEELGLAIQRHLELQIKETAAAAAAAAQTQDSTDNVSSLALQPRQRKKSEGIIRTLRSSACCSNPSTVGD
- the LOC122355463 gene encoding uncharacterized protein LOC122355463 isoform X1; this encodes MTTTDNPAIHPLCPVHSERIERAGVEKRKEEKEAGSVWAERKETRGGSGSRLYTMEEGQRPTSEIYLPSISLGSADAETVENHELPIISLSKSSTEMMSGPPQRTELAWYRQNLRKSVSSAACTQRPISLGGPATGVPVNICDHEQGSICSGNSTPETVIWHGAPVRSWSVMDDSPRTPTQDPLLGQNQVHSGVKCVPHSPSTNRDLRIKSLMCREGCCPCCGPAENLTGCSCCRVPCRMSSSGLSNNFTPQGANTEDHAQSNCESHHLTACHRSTCSGHMMNTTCLRNTCGVVPCSGHLISRPPCAGSPCAGQRSLLHSGLLGFPPLVSSVSETRLDSRSTGHCCGSEFRGQNSSCLRLDRNGQTGFNRTVKDATTMTSDHELRDVGVQTVSDSLASPLSHVFPEISLRANPILNTPSERMCHRTPVKEVEWDAEGMTWEVYGAAVDPEELGLAIQRHLELQIKETAAAAAAAAQTQDSTDNVSSLALQPRQRKKSEGIIRTLRSSACCSNPSTVGD
- the LOC122355463 gene encoding uncharacterized protein LOC122355463 isoform X3, whose product is MFANKSKSRLYTMEEGQRPTSEIYLPSISLGSADAETVENHELPIISLSKSSTEMMSGPPQRTELAWYRQNLRKSVSSAACTQRPISLGGPATGVPVNICDHEQGSICSGNSTPETVIWHGAPVRSWSVMDDSPRTPTQDPLLGQNQVHSGVKCVPHSPSTNRDLRIKSLMCREGCCPCCGPAENLTGCSCCRVPCRMSSSGLSNNFTPQGANTEDHAQSNCESHHLTACHRSTCSGHMMNTTCLRNTCGVVPCSGHLISRPPCAGSPCAGQRSLLHSGLLGFPPLVSSVSETRLDSRSTGHCCGSEFRGQNSSCLRLDRNGQTGFNRTVKDATTMTSDHELRDVGVQTVSDSLASPLSHVFPEISLRANPILNTPSERMCHRTPVKEVEWDAEGMTWEVYGAAVDPEELGLAIQRHLELQIKETAAAAAAAAQTQDSTDNVSSLALQPRQRKKSEGIIRTLRSSACCSNPSTVGD